The proteins below are encoded in one region of Jatrophihabitans sp.:
- a CDS encoding efflux RND transporter permease subunit, with protein sequence MSFRLVVVLLAASIMSFGFFQLRDAQVDVLPEFKAPYVEVQTEALGLSAVEVEQLITSPMEADLLNGVAFLDEIRSMSVPGLSSIELYFEEGTDVLRARQMVQERLTEARALPNVSKAPVMIQPLSSTGRAMMIGLSSEDVSLIDLSVLARWKIRPKLMGVPGVANVAIWGQRERQLQVQVDPQRLSDRGVTLSQVIRTTANSLWVSPLSFVEASTPGTGGFIDTPQQRLGIQHVLPITTPADLSRVSLEGQRGAGTTLGEVVSVTEDHQPLIGDALSGADPQLLLVIEKFPGASTLTVTRDVENAMRSLAPGLQGIVIDTQVYRPATFLENALDNLGIAALLGLLLMVIVIGALSSSWRVALISVLTVLASLTAALTVLQLRGTTFNTMILAGLVVALGVIIDDAVTEADNVRRGLQQRDSGPGGLSPADAVAASVARLRSPLLFATLVLIVAALPLLLLEGVTDSIFSPFVMSYVLAVLASLLVALTLTPALAIYLLRAKPTENRDRPAVRWLRAGHRKALPRFLRRPVLAYAGIGVLLLVGLAFLPGLGGGSTMPTRQDRDLLVRWDAAPGTSLPAMRQQAAALTSDLRALDGVRSVGAHVGRAVTSDQVVGVNSGELWVSLKPDANYDRAVQDVQRVVKDRAGPQAEAIGYPEQRMLDLGPTNDPPIVVRVYGEDLEELRQQGEDVRQKLTAIRGTVQPQLRMAPVEQTVQIEVDLTRAQQYGLKPGDVRRAAATLIAGIQVGSLFEEQKVFDVIVVGTPATRENLSDVQNLLIDTPDGKHVRLRQVADVRVTPAPNVLRHDSVSRYVDVVADVRGRDVNAVTDDVRATLSTLQLPVSYHAELRGDYADRQDARLRLGLLGLAAALLIFLLLQAAFASWRLAVLMSVVLLAALVGGVAVARLDQGTLSRTTLLALFTVAGIAARQGLALIRQWEELERAADGRPEEAAVSAVLHERLAPIVTTALAVAAAVAPFLFLGAIAGQELIRPMAAVILGGLVTSTLVILFLLPPLYLRHAPTRQPDTSVPDGAEPLPWEAHGKSSNGLTPKLTHVAP encoded by the coding sequence ATGTCGTTTCGGCTGGTCGTCGTTCTTCTCGCAGCAAGCATCATGTCCTTCGGCTTCTTCCAGTTGCGCGATGCGCAGGTAGACGTGCTGCCCGAGTTCAAGGCGCCTTACGTCGAGGTGCAGACCGAGGCGCTGGGGCTGTCCGCCGTCGAGGTCGAACAGCTGATCACCTCGCCCATGGAAGCCGACCTCCTCAACGGAGTCGCTTTCCTCGACGAGATCCGATCCATGTCGGTACCGGGCCTTTCTTCGATAGAGCTGTACTTCGAAGAGGGCACCGACGTGTTGCGGGCCCGGCAGATGGTGCAGGAGCGCCTCACCGAGGCCAGAGCGCTTCCCAACGTCTCCAAGGCCCCCGTCATGATCCAGCCGCTGTCCTCCACCGGCCGGGCCATGATGATCGGTCTGTCCTCGGAAGACGTTTCACTCATTGACCTTTCGGTGTTGGCCCGCTGGAAGATCAGGCCGAAGTTGATGGGCGTTCCGGGCGTCGCCAACGTCGCCATCTGGGGTCAGCGCGAGCGGCAACTGCAGGTCCAGGTGGACCCGCAGCGGCTGTCTGACCGCGGCGTCACTCTCAGCCAGGTGATCAGGACCACGGCGAATTCGTTGTGGGTGTCACCCTTGAGCTTCGTCGAGGCCTCGACCCCCGGAACCGGCGGGTTCATCGACACACCCCAGCAGCGGCTGGGGATTCAGCACGTGCTTCCCATCACCACGCCGGCTGATCTGTCGAGGGTGAGCCTGGAAGGCCAGCGGGGCGCCGGCACGACGCTGGGCGAGGTCGTCTCGGTGACCGAGGACCACCAGCCACTGATCGGTGACGCCCTGTCCGGCGCCGATCCGCAGTTGCTGCTGGTGATCGAGAAGTTCCCTGGCGCCAGCACTCTGACGGTCACCCGGGATGTCGAGAACGCCATGCGGAGCCTGGCCCCCGGGCTGCAGGGCATCGTCATCGACACTCAGGTCTACCGCCCGGCGACGTTCCTTGAGAACGCGCTGGACAACCTCGGCATCGCGGCACTTCTCGGGCTGCTGCTCATGGTCATCGTGATCGGCGCGCTGTCCTCGTCCTGGCGGGTCGCGTTGATCAGCGTGCTGACGGTGCTGGCGTCGTTGACCGCGGCCCTGACGGTGCTCCAGCTGCGAGGGACGACCTTCAACACGATGATCCTGGCGGGGCTGGTGGTCGCCCTCGGCGTGATAATCGATGACGCCGTCACCGAGGCCGACAACGTCAGGCGCGGCCTCCAGCAGCGCGACAGTGGCCCTGGCGGGCTATCCCCTGCCGATGCGGTGGCCGCCTCCGTCGCGCGGCTGCGAAGCCCGCTGCTGTTCGCCACCCTGGTGCTCATCGTCGCGGCCCTGCCGCTGCTACTGCTCGAAGGTGTCACCGACTCGATCTTCTCCCCGTTCGTGATGTCCTACGTGCTCGCGGTCCTGGCGTCGCTGCTCGTCGCGCTGACGCTCACGCCGGCGCTGGCCATCTACCTCCTGCGCGCGAAGCCGACCGAGAACCGCGACCGCCCGGCCGTGCGCTGGCTCAGGGCCGGTCACCGCAAGGCGCTGCCGCGCTTCCTGCGGCGACCGGTGCTTGCCTACGCGGGTATCGGTGTTTTGCTGCTCGTCGGGCTCGCCTTCCTGCCGGGACTCGGCGGCGGCTCGACCATGCCCACCCGGCAGGACCGTGACCTGCTGGTGCGATGGGACGCCGCGCCGGGCACCTCGCTTCCGGCCATGCGCCAGCAGGCCGCCGCGCTGACCAGTGACCTGCGTGCCCTTGACGGCGTCCGCAGCGTCGGAGCGCACGTGGGACGCGCGGTCACCTCGGATCAGGTGGTGGGAGTCAACTCCGGCGAGCTGTGGGTGAGCCTGAAGCCGGACGCGAATTATGACCGCGCGGTCCAGGACGTGCAGCGCGTGGTCAAGGACCGCGCCGGACCGCAGGCCGAAGCGATCGGGTACCCGGAGCAGCGGATGCTCGACCTCGGTCCCACCAACGATCCGCCGATCGTGGTGCGCGTGTACGGCGAGGACCTGGAGGAACTGCGCCAGCAGGGCGAGGACGTGCGCCAGAAGCTCACCGCTATCAGGGGAACGGTCCAACCTCAGCTCAGAATGGCGCCGGTGGAGCAGACCGTGCAGATCGAGGTCGACCTCACGCGGGCGCAGCAGTACGGACTCAAGCCCGGTGACGTGCGCCGCGCGGCCGCGACCCTGATCGCCGGGATCCAGGTCGGCAGCCTGTTCGAGGAGCAGAAGGTCTTCGACGTGATCGTGGTGGGCACGCCGGCCACCCGAGAGAACCTGAGCGACGTGCAGAACCTGCTCATCGACACCCCCGACGGCAAGCACGTGCGGCTGCGGCAGGTCGCCGACGTGCGGGTGACGCCGGCGCCGAACGTGCTGCGACACGACTCGGTGTCCCGCTACGTCGACGTGGTGGCCGACGTGCGCGGCCGGGACGTCAACGCCGTCACCGACGATGTCCGCGCGACCTTATCGACGTTGCAGCTGCCGGTCAGCTACCACGCCGAACTGCGTGGCGACTACGCCGACCGGCAGGACGCGCGGTTGCGGCTCGGCCTGTTGGGCCTGGCGGCGGCGTTGCTGATCTTCCTGCTGCTGCAGGCCGCGTTCGCGAGCTGGCGGCTGGCGGTCCTGATGTCGGTGGTCCTGCTCGCCGCGCTGGTCGGCGGGGTCGCCGTCGCCCGGCTGGATCAGGGCACCCTCTCGCGTACCACGTTGCTGGCGTTGTTCACGGTTGCCGGTATCGCTGCCAGGCAGGGCCTCGCGCTCATCCGGCAGTGGGAAGAACTCGAACGCGCGGCGGACGGCCGGCCTGAGGAGGCGGCGGTTTCTGCCGTGCTGCACGAGCGGCTCGCACCCATCGTGACCACCGCGCTGGCGGTAGCCGCGGCCGTGGCCCCGTTCCTCTTCCTGGGCGCCATCGCAGGCCAGGAGCTCATCAGGCCGATGGCCGCGGTGATTCTCGGCGGGCTGGTGACCTCGACCCTGGTGATCCTGTTCCTCCTTCCGCCGCTCTACCTGCGCCACGCCCCGACCCGGCAGCCCGACACGTCCGTGCCGGACGGAGCCGAACCCCTGCCGTGGGAGGCACACGGTAAGAGCAGCAATGGCCTGACCCCGAAATTGACCCATGTCGCGCCGTGA
- a CDS encoding efflux RND transporter permease subunit, with protein MMRWIVSSSLRFRFLALALGLGMLLMGSVQLVNAPVDVFPEFSPPRVEVQTACLGLTAAEVEQLVTVPLEEVLNGVEGLDVMRSKSVSQLSSIELIFDQGTDLLNARQLVQERVATVSPTLPAWARPPVMIQPLSATSRVMKIGISSDTLSLIELSTLARYKIRTELMRVHGVANVAIWGMRQEQLQVQADPALLQKHKVSLNELMQVTADSMDAGLLAYANGAVVGTGGFIDTPDRRLGIEHVLPIVRPDELGRVSLRENAQASLTIADVADVVVDHQPLIGDAVIDGKPGLMLIVEKLPWGNTLEVSKGVERVMAELQPGLPGVRVDTTIFRPATFIESALSNLSNALLLGCLLVVLVLIMFLFAWRTAVISLVAIPLSLVSAGLVLYWRGSTINTMVLAGLVISVGVVVDDAIIDIENIMRRLRENAREKKGRSTASIILEASLEVRSPIVYATLIIIAAAVPVFFLEGLTGSFFRPLAASYTIAVAVSMIVALTITPALALILLRKAPLTNKEPPLVRVLQRGYTAVLSRIIRRPRRAYGAFGMVVILGVLLVPMLGQSMLPSFKERDFLMHWVTQPGTSHPEMVRISNQASKELLAVPGVRNFGSHIGQADNADEVVGINFGENWISIDPKADYDTALAEVNEVVAGYPGLRRDVQTYLKERIREVLSGAGEAIVIRLYGTDLEEMRTKAEEIREVLAGIDGTIEEHVELQSEIPQLEVKVDLAKAERYGIKPGDVRRAAATLIAGEEVNDVFRQGKAFDVRVWSTPATRNNPDSVRDLLLDTPDGGHVRLGEVADVRAAPTPNIISREDGSRRIDIGANVSGRDLGAVVGDLERALQQVSYPQGYNAELLGEYAERESAQQRLLIYSGLTVVVIFALLQAAFGSFRLATLSMLMLPMALVGGVIAAYLSGGVISLGSLVGFLTILGIAARNGILLINHCQHLEKYEGETFGPDLVLRGARERLAPILMTSLATGLALVPLVVLGEIPGHEIEHPMAVVIIGGLISSTLLNLFVVPSLYLRFGKSRRNEPDSSKVVSSAPEPQPAVR; from the coding sequence ATGATGCGATGGATCGTCTCGTCCAGCCTCCGCTTCCGGTTCCTCGCGCTGGCGCTCGGGTTGGGCATGCTGCTGATGGGCAGCGTGCAACTGGTGAACGCCCCGGTGGACGTCTTTCCCGAGTTCTCCCCGCCGCGGGTCGAGGTGCAGACCGCGTGCCTGGGCCTGACGGCCGCCGAGGTCGAGCAGTTGGTGACCGTTCCCCTCGAGGAGGTTCTCAACGGGGTGGAGGGGCTCGACGTCATGCGGTCGAAGTCGGTCTCCCAGCTGTCCTCCATCGAGCTGATCTTCGATCAGGGCACTGACCTGCTCAATGCCCGTCAACTGGTGCAGGAACGGGTCGCGACCGTCAGCCCGACCCTGCCGGCCTGGGCTCGCCCGCCGGTGATGATCCAGCCGCTGTCGGCGACCAGCCGCGTCATGAAGATCGGCATCTCGTCGGACACCTTGTCGCTGATCGAGCTTTCCACGCTTGCGCGTTACAAGATCAGGACCGAGCTGATGCGGGTGCACGGTGTCGCCAACGTGGCGATCTGGGGCATGCGCCAGGAGCAGTTGCAGGTGCAGGCGGATCCGGCGCTGCTGCAGAAGCACAAGGTCTCGCTGAACGAGCTCATGCAGGTCACGGCCGACTCGATGGACGCCGGCCTGCTCGCCTACGCCAACGGAGCGGTAGTAGGCACCGGCGGGTTCATCGACACCCCCGACCGGCGGCTCGGCATCGAGCACGTGCTGCCCATCGTGCGCCCGGACGAGCTCGGACGGGTCTCGCTGCGCGAGAACGCCCAGGCATCGCTGACCATCGCCGACGTGGCCGACGTGGTGGTCGACCATCAGCCGCTGATCGGTGACGCCGTCATCGACGGCAAGCCCGGCCTGATGCTCATCGTCGAGAAGCTGCCCTGGGGCAACACGCTCGAGGTGAGCAAGGGCGTTGAGAGGGTCATGGCCGAGCTGCAGCCCGGCCTGCCGGGCGTGCGGGTCGACACGACCATCTTCCGCCCGGCGACGTTCATCGAGTCCGCGCTGAGCAACCTGTCCAACGCTCTGCTGCTCGGCTGCCTGCTCGTGGTGCTGGTGCTGATCATGTTCCTGTTCGCGTGGCGCACCGCGGTGATCAGCCTGGTCGCCATTCCGCTGTCGCTCGTCTCGGCCGGCCTGGTGCTCTACTGGCGCGGCTCGACGATCAACACGATGGTGCTCGCCGGCCTGGTGATCTCGGTCGGCGTGGTGGTCGATGACGCCATCATCGACATCGAGAACATCATGCGCCGGCTCCGGGAGAACGCCCGGGAGAAGAAAGGCCGCTCCACCGCCTCGATCATTCTGGAGGCGTCGCTGGAAGTGCGAAGCCCGATCGTGTACGCGACGCTCATCATCATCGCGGCCGCGGTGCCGGTGTTCTTCCTCGAGGGCCTGACCGGTTCGTTCTTCCGGCCGCTCGCGGCGTCCTACACCATCGCGGTGGCGGTCTCGATGATCGTGGCGTTGACGATCACCCCGGCGCTCGCTCTGATCCTGCTGCGCAAGGCGCCGCTCACCAACAAGGAGCCGCCGCTGGTCCGGGTGCTCCAGCGGGGCTACACCGCGGTGCTGTCGCGGATCATCCGCCGGCCGCGCCGGGCCTACGGGGCGTTCGGCATGGTCGTGATCCTCGGGGTGCTGCTGGTGCCCATGCTCGGCCAGTCGATGCTGCCTTCCTTCAAGGAACGCGACTTCCTCATGCACTGGGTGACCCAGCCGGGCACCTCGCATCCTGAGATGGTCCGCATCTCCAACCAGGCGAGCAAGGAGCTGCTGGCCGTTCCGGGCGTGCGCAACTTCGGCTCCCACATCGGCCAGGCCGACAACGCCGATGAGGTGGTGGGCATCAACTTCGGCGAGAACTGGATCAGCATCGACCCGAAGGCCGATTACGACACTGCCCTGGCCGAGGTCAATGAGGTCGTCGCCGGGTACCCGGGGTTGCGACGGGACGTGCAGACGTATCTGAAGGAGCGCATCCGAGAGGTGCTGTCCGGCGCCGGTGAGGCCATCGTGATCCGCCTGTACGGAACCGACCTCGAGGAGATGCGGACCAAGGCCGAGGAGATCCGCGAGGTCCTGGCCGGCATCGACGGCACCATCGAAGAGCATGTGGAGTTGCAGTCCGAGATTCCGCAACTCGAGGTGAAGGTCGACCTGGCCAAGGCCGAGCGGTACGGAATCAAGCCAGGCGACGTCCGCCGCGCCGCCGCCACGCTGATAGCCGGTGAAGAGGTCAACGACGTGTTCCGGCAGGGCAAGGCGTTCGACGTGCGGGTGTGGAGCACGCCCGCGACCCGGAACAACCCCGACAGCGTGCGCGACCTGCTGCTCGACACGCCTGATGGCGGCCATGTGCGCCTCGGCGAGGTGGCCGACGTGCGGGCCGCGCCGACGCCGAACATCATCAGTCGCGAGGACGGATCCCGCCGGATCGACATCGGCGCCAACGTCAGCGGCCGTGACCTGGGCGCGGTCGTCGGAGACCTGGAGCGCGCGCTGCAGCAGGTGTCCTACCCGCAGGGGTACAACGCCGAACTGCTCGGTGAGTACGCCGAGCGCGAGTCGGCCCAACAGCGGCTGCTGATCTACAGCGGGTTGACCGTGGTGGTGATCTTCGCGCTCCTGCAGGCGGCGTTCGGCTCCTTCCGGCTGGCGACCCTGAGCATGCTCATGCTGCCGATGGCCCTGGTCGGCGGCGTGATCGCCGCCTATCTCAGCGGCGGCGTGATCTCACTCGGCTCGCTGGTCGGGTTCCTGACCATCCTGGGCATCGCCGCCCGCAACGGCATCCTGCTGATCAACCACTGCCAGCACCTGGAGAAGTACGAAGGCGAGACCTTCGGCCCTGACCTGGTGCTGCGCGGCGCCCGGGAACGGCTGGCGCCGATCCTGATGACCTCGCTGGCGACCGGGCTCGCGCTGGTGCCGCTGGTGGTGCTGGGAGAGATCCCCGGGCACGAGATCGAGCATCCGATGGCGGTGGTGATCATCGGCGGGCTGATTTCCTCGACGCTGCTCAACCTGTTCGTGGTGCCCTCGCTCTACCTGCGCTTCGGCAAGAGCCGGCGGAATGAGCCTGATTCCAGCAAGGTCGTGAGCAGCGCGCCGGAGCCGCAACCCGCCGTCCGCTGA
- a CDS encoding DEAD/DEAH box helicase family protein, giving the protein MSNFAFLRAEWPELFGEAVRAERNGYSDPRAACFYARRALELTVSWLYEADRTLQQPYRDDLSARLFEPTFRTLVGNDIQTKADLIRRQGNAAVHRSRPVSPNDSLPVLGQLFQLLYWLARNYTRDPANVPSAALQFDPELVPRPLSPQARMQRQAELAEREREYAEADRRLAEEREANAALQAELAELRKQVAAAKAVNEAQPDKHDYDEATTRDLFIDVLLKEAGWALDHPEAREYPVTGMPNAEGTGFVDYVLWGEDGKPLGVVEAKRTRRDAKAGEQQAKLYADCLEQRFGQRPVIFYTNGYQHWIWDDTDYPPRPVEGFYTRDELALLVQRRTTRKALADLPINEGIVERHYQQRAIRRIGETFEGKRQRQALVVMATGAGKTRTVIALTDLLMRANWAKRVLFLADRVALVSQAVNAFKAHLPEATTVNLVTDKTADGRVYVSTYPTMMGLINSGAGDLRKFGPGFFDLIVIDEAHRSVYQKYRAIFSWFDSLLVGLTATPKDEIDRNTYRLFHLEDGVPTDFYDLPQAVDEGYLVPPRAVSVPLKFPREGIRYDELSEEEKDDWDSREWDEDGDVPDLVASDAVNKWLFNADTVDKMLETLMLRGHKVAGGDRLGKTIIFARNQDHADVIRARFDANYPEHAGSFARVITYRTEYAQSLIDDFAVRDKAPHIAISVDLLDTGIDIPEVVNLVFFKPVRSKSKFWQMLGRGTRLCPDLFGPGQNKQDFFLFDFCGNLEFFNTDPATAEGRVAASLAERLFAARLALLAGLDTELPDDTDEAEPDGTRSDHGLRADIAHTLHDIVAGMNVHNFVVRPHRRWVELYSDGSRWHRLSADDAREIAEHLAGLPSNVRDDDETAKRFDLLILRLQLCVLAAEPGFDRLRDQVRDIASALLEVVNIPAVAAQQQLLDEVAGEEWWVDVTLPMLELLRRRVRTLVRLVPKARRFIVYTDFEDQLGDATEMTLAGLPVGTDVQRFEAKVRVYLATHADHVALQKLRRNRPLTAADLAELQRMLTESGAGDPAELDRAAEQAKGLGLFIRSLVGLDREAAADALSGFIAGRTLTANQLDFVNLIITYLTEHGVMDVGRLYEAPFTDHAPAGPEALFSGSDIDALVELLDQVRATASPDVA; this is encoded by the coding sequence GTGAGCAACTTCGCGTTCCTGCGTGCCGAGTGGCCGGAGCTGTTCGGCGAAGCGGTCCGGGCCGAACGCAACGGCTACTCCGACCCTCGCGCGGCCTGCTTCTACGCCCGCCGCGCGTTGGAGTTGACGGTTAGCTGGCTCTACGAGGCCGACCGCACGCTGCAGCAGCCATACCGCGACGATCTCTCCGCGCGGTTGTTCGAGCCGACATTTCGAACACTGGTCGGCAATGACATCCAGACCAAGGCGGACCTGATCCGCCGACAAGGCAACGCAGCGGTGCACAGGAGCCGGCCGGTGTCGCCGAATGATTCGCTGCCGGTGTTGGGACAGCTGTTCCAACTGCTCTACTGGCTGGCTCGCAATTACACCCGCGATCCGGCGAATGTCCCGTCCGCCGCCCTGCAGTTCGACCCAGAGCTGGTTCCCCGGCCACTGTCACCGCAGGCCAGGATGCAGCGGCAGGCCGAACTGGCCGAGCGGGAGCGAGAGTATGCCGAGGCGGACCGCCGGTTGGCCGAGGAGCGGGAGGCGAACGCAGCGCTGCAGGCCGAGCTCGCCGAGCTACGCAAGCAGGTCGCCGCTGCGAAAGCGGTCAACGAGGCCCAGCCGGACAAGCACGACTACGACGAGGCGACCACCCGCGACCTGTTCATCGACGTCCTGCTGAAAGAAGCCGGCTGGGCACTGGACCACCCGGAAGCCCGTGAATACCCGGTGACCGGCATGCCCAACGCCGAGGGCACCGGATTCGTCGACTACGTGCTCTGGGGTGAGGACGGCAAGCCGCTCGGCGTGGTCGAGGCCAAGCGCACCCGCCGCGACGCCAAGGCCGGCGAGCAGCAGGCCAAGCTCTACGCCGACTGCCTGGAGCAGCGGTTCGGCCAGCGACCGGTGATCTTCTACACCAACGGCTACCAGCATTGGATCTGGGACGACACCGACTACCCGCCACGGCCGGTCGAAGGCTTTTACACCCGAGACGAACTGGCGCTGCTGGTACAGCGGCGCACCACCCGCAAGGCGCTGGCCGACCTGCCCATCAATGAGGGAATCGTCGAACGGCACTACCAGCAGCGCGCGATCCGCCGAATCGGCGAGACGTTCGAGGGCAAGAGACAACGGCAGGCGCTGGTCGTGATGGCCACCGGTGCAGGCAAGACGCGTACCGTCATCGCGTTGACCGACCTGCTGATGCGGGCCAACTGGGCCAAGCGAGTGCTGTTCCTTGCTGATCGAGTGGCGTTGGTCAGCCAGGCCGTCAACGCGTTCAAGGCTCACCTGCCCGAAGCGACGACCGTCAACCTGGTCACCGACAAGACCGCCGACGGCCGCGTCTACGTGTCGACCTACCCGACCATGATGGGGCTGATCAATTCCGGTGCCGGCGACTTGCGCAAGTTCGGACCCGGCTTCTTCGACCTGATCGTCATCGACGAGGCTCACCGGTCGGTCTATCAGAAGTACCGTGCGATCTTCTCGTGGTTTGACTCACTGCTGGTCGGGTTGACCGCGACGCCGAAGGACGAGATCGACCGCAACACCTACCGGCTGTTCCATCTGGAGGACGGCGTTCCCACCGACTTCTACGACCTGCCGCAAGCCGTCGATGAGGGATACCTGGTGCCGCCCAGGGCGGTGTCGGTGCCGTTGAAGTTCCCTCGCGAGGGCATCCGGTATGACGAGTTGTCCGAGGAGGAGAAGGACGACTGGGATTCTCGTGAGTGGGACGAGGACGGCGACGTGCCGGACCTGGTTGCCTCCGACGCCGTCAACAAGTGGCTGTTCAATGCCGACACCGTCGACAAGATGCTCGAGACGCTGATGCTCAGGGGTCACAAAGTCGCCGGTGGCGATCGGCTCGGCAAGACGATCATCTTCGCCCGTAATCAGGACCATGCTGATGTCATCCGCGCACGCTTCGACGCCAACTACCCCGAGCACGCCGGCTCGTTCGCGCGGGTCATCACCTACCGGACGGAGTACGCGCAAAGCCTGATCGACGACTTCGCTGTCAGGGACAAGGCACCGCATATCGCTATCTCGGTCGACCTGCTCGACACCGGCATTGACATCCCCGAGGTCGTCAATCTGGTCTTCTTCAAGCCGGTCCGTTCCAAGTCGAAGTTCTGGCAGATGCTCGGCCGCGGCACCCGGCTGTGCCCGGACCTGTTTGGACCCGGTCAGAACAAGCAGGACTTCTTCCTCTTCGACTTCTGCGGCAACCTCGAATTCTTCAACACCGATCCCGCGACGGCAGAGGGCCGGGTCGCCGCGTCGCTGGCAGAGCGGTTGTTCGCCGCCCGGCTGGCGTTACTCGCCGGCCTCGACACCGAACTACCCGATGACACTGACGAGGCCGAGCCGGACGGCACCCGTAGCGATCACGGCCTGCGGGCGGACATCGCCCATACCCTGCACGACATCGTCGCTGGCATGAACGTGCACAACTTTGTGGTGCGCCCGCACCGACGCTGGGTCGAGCTGTACAGCGACGGCAGCCGATGGCACCGCCTCTCCGCCGATGACGCCCGTGAGATCGCCGAACACCTCGCCGGACTGCCCAGCAACGTGCGCGATGACGACGAGACGGCCAAACGCTTCGACCTGCTCATCCTGCGGCTTCAGTTGTGCGTGCTCGCGGCCGAGCCCGGTTTCGATAGGCTGCGCGACCAGGTCCGCGACATTGCATCGGCGCTGCTGGAAGTGGTCAACATTCCGGCCGTCGCCGCTCAACAACAGCTTCTGGACGAGGTCGCCGGCGAGGAGTGGTGGGTCGATGTCACGCTACCCATGCTGGAACTGCTGCGTCGCCGGGTCCGCACCCTCGTTCGCCTGGTGCCGAAGGCACGCCGGTTCATCGTCTACACCGACTTCGAGGATCAGCTCGGCGACGCCACCGAGATGACCCTGGCCGGGTTACCGGTCGGAACCGATGTGCAGCGCTTCGAGGCGAAGGTGCGCGTATACCTGGCCACGCACGCCGATCACGTCGCGTTACAGAAGCTGCGGCGCAACCGCCCCCTCACCGCCGCCGACCTCGCCGAGCTGCAGCGCATGCTCACTGAATCCGGTGCCGGCGATCCAGCCGAACTCGACCGCGCTGCCGAGCAGGCGAAAGGGCTTGGTCTGTTCATCCGCAGCCTTGTCGGCCTTGACCGTGAGGCAGCGGCCGACGCTCTTTCCGGATTCATCGCCGGACGCACCCTGACCGCGAACCAGCTCGACTTCGTCAACCTGATCATCACCTACCTGACCGAGCACGGTGTCATGGACGTCGGCCGGCTCTACGAAGCGCCGTTCACCGACCACGCTCCAGCCGGTCCTGAGGCGTTGTTCAGCGGCTCTGACATCGACGCCCTCGTCGAACTCCTCGATCAGGTCCGCGCGACCGCGTCACCGGACGTGGCTTGA
- a CDS encoding restriction endonuclease, whose translation MRAGRARRDGLHGGTDGQARRIGGTGDGGVDGVIDQDKLGLQRIYVQAKRYGADNTVGREAIQAFVGALHGRNVTQGIFITTSRFSPGAVDYARNIGTRVVLIDGARLAELMISYGIGVQQRETYRVVDIDEDYFE comes from the coding sequence ATCCGTGCTGGACGTGCTCGTCGCGATGGGTTACACGGCGGCACCGACGGGCAGGCTCGCCGCATCGGCGGCACAGGCGACGGTGGAGTCGACGGCGTCATTGATCAAGACAAGCTTGGACTGCAGCGTATTTACGTGCAGGCCAAGCGTTATGGCGCTGACAATACGGTTGGCCGTGAGGCGATCCAGGCATTCGTCGGTGCGCTGCACGGACGCAACGTGACCCAGGGCATCTTCATCACCACCAGCCGGTTTTCGCCGGGCGCAGTGGATTACGCCAGAAACATCGGCACCAGAGTCGTGCTCATCGACGGAGCCCGACTGGCCGAGCTGATGATTTCCTACGGCATAGGAGTGCAGCAGCGCGAGACCTACCGAGTAGTCGATATCGATGAGGACTACTTCGAATAA